The following is a genomic window from Thermococcus sp. CX2.
TCATGGACGGCACCTATGAAGACGTTTCCAAACCAGACCCAGATGAGTCCTGGCAGCCATCCCCAGGCCATAGCAACTGCTGGACCGACGATTGGTCCTGCTCCGGCTATGCTCGCGAAGTGGTGGCCGTAAAGAACCATTGGGTGTGCCGGGACGTAGTCAACGCCGTCGTAGAGCCTGTGTGCCGGGGTTGGTCTGTTGGGGTCGGCCTTAACGACCTTGTTCTGGAGACCCCTTCCGTAGGTAACGTACATGCCGGCGTATATTGCAGCTGCTATCAAGATTATTACAGCGGAGTTCATGGTTGCACCTCCACGAAAGTTTTCGGAGTAGTGTAAAATTGTGTTCATATAAATGCTTTTCGGCGATGGGCTGAAAGTTTTTCGACTTTTAACTAAAAGTTGGAAATATTGCTCTCAACTCGACGGAAAAAAACTTTAAGCAGAGCGTAACTGGAAAAAGGGGGTAGAAAAGAGCTCCTCCCGTCACCCTATTTCTATGAGTGCTTGTCCTGTGTCGACGGTTTGGCCTTCTTTGACGAGGATTTTCTTTACTACGCCGTCCTTTGGCGCGGGGATTTCATTCTCCATTTTCATGGCCTCGAGGACGAGT
Proteins encoded in this region:
- a CDS encoding biotin/lipoyl-containing protein, with product LVLEAMKMENEIPAPKDGVVKKILVKEGQTVDTGQALIEIG